The genomic region CTGGTGATCAGTCCCTCTATTGGTTTGAAGAAATGTATTTTTGAAATAGATTCTTCTTCAGAATAAGGGGATGTTTGAAGTACAAAATTGAATTGTTCTTCTTCTTCAACATGCTTCCGTAAAAGCGAATCCTCCTCGGAACGGGTGAAAGAAATATTGTTATAATCCGGGTTCGTATTATCGGATAAAGATTCGGTTAATTCCGGTTCCTTTCCGGATATTATGGCATTTATTGTGTTAAAATACCGGTCACGCAGATGAATTTCATATTCAAGGGAATCTAGCATTAAGACATTGGATACCAGTCTATTTCTCATTTCCTGAGTGGGGTATCCGGGAACCATCTCACGCATAGGGGTGAACATGACCAACGCTATGGATCCTCCTACCAGCAAAATAAAAATAGTCCCTATGATCGAAAGTATATTGATCAGCGTAAAGCGTACATGCCATACTTCTTCGAAATTACTATCGTTGAAAAATACCAGGCGATAGGTATGTTTCAACTTGCGGAATATTTTCTTTCTTTTACTTTTTGGCTTATCAGGCATATAACATTCTATGAAACGGCAAATATAGTGAAAAAGTGTGTAAGCTCATCCGCTAGGATATTCAGTTTTTATGAACGACGAATTTTCTGGTTACTTGTTTCCCTTCTATCATTATCCGGATTATATAAATGCCGTCAGGGTAGTCGGATACGGAAATTGAAAGATCATCTTTAGCCGGGAGGTGATGGTACATTGTCTTTCCGGATACATCCCATATTTCTATATGGGTGATCAATTTATTATCAGGAGATTGTATGTGGATGTATTCGTTTGCAGGATTAGGATATATCTGTATGACCGGCATATATTTCGAAGAAGAAGCCGAAGTGATATCATCGGGAGAGACATCAATGATTCCGCAGACTTCTGTCGAAATCTCACCGAGCCATCCGGCATTGATATTCACAGCAGTATAAATTTTAATAAAATCTATTCCTTCCAGTTCTACCGGATTCCCGTGTTCATCTACCGCCCAGTCAATATCAAAAGCATTGCCACCGCTTCCTTCCAGAAGATCGAATGTTTTCGGATTATCAGGAAGATAGGGCGGCCCCATATTGGTAAAGGGACGATTGTCTGCATAACCGTATGCTAATGGTTTGATCCGGACAAACTGGGGGTTGCTGTCATTGATGTCCAGACTTACCAGTGTGCCTGAAAAAGTAACTTCATCTCCGGGATATTCCGGAAAATTATCTATCGAAGGATAATAGGCCTGTGAATGGGCCGGAACGGTTTTGACAAATCCGGTAATTCTTTCACTGTCTGTCCAGGGAACATCTGCAGGCTGCAGTGGATTGTAATAGGTAATGGAGTAGTGATGGATGGTGCTCAAAGAATCATAACTGCTCCCTTTCAGTTCATACCATGTATCGTCAGGCAAACCGTTTCCGTTTTCGTCTTTCATCACCATGACGATACCCGGTTCGGACGAATTGCTTACGGCGTTTCCGATCACGGTAAAGTCAACGCCATAAGGGTTATCCGGATCATTCCAGATCGTATGGTCAAATCCGACAATAATGTATCCGCCGAAATTACCCAGAGAGACCATTCCGCTGGTTCCGCCTACAATACTTTCTGCTGCTTCGCTTGTGCCAATACCGGGAATATTAATAAATTGTCCCGGAGCCGGTTTATATTCTATGATACAGTTGATATAAGGGTTTTTCCCTTTTTCGGCATCTCTTCGTTCCTGCCATTTATCGGGTGTTTGCGCACAGATAACAGGTGCAAAGAGGAATATTGTAATAAAAAGGAAAAATAATCGTCGGACTGCAGTGATCGGCATTTGAATCAATTCGAAGTTTTGGCTTTGATATTATCCAAACAGAAAAAAGCAGGCGTATTCATGCCAAAAGGGCTGTTATCGCTTGAAGACAGGGAAAACTCCAGCCTGGAGATAGCACTGTTTCCGGGGATATCAATGGTTACCCATTTATCTAAAACAGATGTTCCTTCTGCCAGGAATATTTCCCCTGCAGTCTCAGGTATACCCTGGCCTTTGCTATCGTATGCCTGGTAACTTAGTTTGAACCAATCGCCTTCTTCGAACTTTTTTGAGTAATCACTACCATCTTTGATCAATAAAGCTGCTACTGTGGTATTAGCTACATCAAAAGAAAGTTGTTGGACGGTTTGTGAGAAGGTAATGCTCAATTTATTTACATATATTTCAGGATCTGTTTCATCGGGCATGGAAACATATGCTATCGCAAACTTATTGTTTTCCGGATTATTACTGGCATAAACGCTGTATTGATTTTCCCAGTCTTTATTTTCCATATCATCCATTTGGGAAAATGCAAATCCGCTCCAGGAAAAATATTTCTCATCATAGATGTTGGGGAAAGAAATAATATCCAGGATAAAGGTTTCCTCCTCGGCTTTGTTGATATAATTCTCTCCGGAGGGGAAGACAATGTCCTGAAAATGAATGACGACATCCCGGAGGGTATCTTCATCTTCGTCTTTGCACGAGACCGAAAAAGCAATGATCAATGCCAGAAAAAGCAGACTGAAGCGTGAGTATATCATGATATAATTATATATTTAGTAGCACAAATGTAGTGATAAAATACGAAACGGATTACTCCTTTTAACAGGAGTAATCCGTTTCATGATATCGTTTGCCGTTCTGAGAAAGTCCGGCGACTTATATTTTTAGATCAACATCAATGCCACGCAAGCGATCACAACAAAACAAATGGTAAACAAACGTAACTTTTTCATATCTACTCGATTCTAAATACCCTAAACTATTAATTCAACACTCTATAACATTATACGCCCAAGTAATAAAAAAGTTTCAAAAAATGTTAGCTTTTGTCGGAAGACGTTTGCCTGTTGTATTTTTTGAAAAAACTTTTCCATTTCATCACCACGACACCCCAAAAGGCTTCGTTAAATATGCCGCCGCTCATTTTGGATGTTCCGGCTTTACGGTCACAAAAAATAATAGGTACTTCCATTAACCTGAAACCGTATTTCCAGGCGGTAAATTTCATTTCGATCTGGAAAGCATAGCCTTTGAAGCGTATCTGGTCCAGGGGAATTGTTTCAAGTACTTCACGTGTATAACACTTAAAGCCGGCCGTAGTGTCATATATTTTCATCCGGGTGATAAAACGAACATATTTGGATGCGCAATAAGACATCAAAACCCTTGACATAGGCCAGTTGACTACATTTACTCCGGTAACATAGCGGGAACCTATGGCCAAATCCGCTTTGCCTGATGTGCAGGCATCATGTAACAACAGCAAGTCATCAGGATTATGGGAAAAATCGGCATCCATTTCAAAGATATAATCATATTTGTATTCAAGAGCCCATTTAAAGCCTGCAATATATGCGGTTCCTAATCCTAATTTTCCTTCCCGCTCCAATAAAAATAATAGATTTGGAAACTCTTCCTGAAGCCGTTTTACAATGCCGGCAGTTCCGTCAGGTGAGTTGTCGTCCACAATTAAAATGTGAAAATCGCGGGGTAGGGAAAATACTTTCCGGATCATCCGTTCGATGTTCTCATTTTCATTATATGTGGGTATTACGATAATGTTCTTCATTGTTTATAAACAATTCCGGCTTCTGCCATTCATGTGTGTTTGTGTATGTAATGGTTTTATTTTTGATGCATCGGTAAGGGCAGAGTGAATATTTTCATATATCTTTGCAAAGATGTTGGAAATCATTGAAAGATACAAACCAAAAATTCTTAAAAACATATAAATTAAGTCGATCTCTTCAGTAAATGAAATACAAACTCAAAATTCAGGAGAAGACTCTGAAGGGAAGCGTTCGTCTTCCTTCATCCAAAAGCATCTCTAACCGACTGTTGATCATTCAGGCATTGAATCCTGGAAAAATGGACATTGTTGGTTTGTCGGATAGTGATGATACAAGGGTCTTACGGGATGGATTGATGTCAACCTATGAGACGGTTGATGTCGGCCATGCAGGTACTTCCATGCGTTTTTTGACGGCGTATTTTGCTGCGACAGGACAAGCCAAGATACTTACCGGATCGGATCGAATGAAAGAAAGACCGATTGATGAACTGGTGGATGCATTGAACCAGCTGGGTGCCGACATCCGTTATCTGGAGAAAAAAGGTTTTCCTCCGATACAAACATCAGGGAAACCGCTTTCGGGGAATACCGTCAAGATAAGCGGGAGCATCAGCAGCCAGTTTATTTCCGCGCTTTTGTTGATCGCTCCGGTTCTTCCCAACGGACTTACCATCAACATTACAGGTGATCCGGTATCATCATCTTATGTGAAGATGACCCTGAACCTGATGCAGCAGGCCGGAGTTGAAGCACAATGGAAAGAACAGTCCATATCTGTTGCTCCGCAGCCGTATCATTTATCTTATATAGAGTGTGAACGGGATTGGAGTGCTGCATCCTACTGGTATGAAATAGCATCTTTAGCCAATGATTTCGAATTGTTTCTCGAAGGAGTTGCCAATACGAGCATCCAGGGTGATGCTGTCGTATCACAGATATTTGATGCCCTGGGCGTTAAAACTACCTATACGGAGGGAGGAGCTTTGCTGACCAAAGGTCCATGTACCCAGACGCGATTTATTTTTGATTTTATCAATGCCCCCGATATTGCCCAGACGATGGCTGTTTGTTCATGCTTAAAGACTATTCCTTTCCGGTTTTCGGGGGTGAAGACTTTACGAATAAAAGAAACAGACCGGATCATGGCGCTTCAGGACGAGTTGTCGAAACTGGGGTTTTTCCTTGAAGAAACCAAACCGGGTATCATTGAATGGGATGGGAAATACATGATCCCCCAAAATGACATCACTATTTCTACTTATCACGATCATCGCATGGCGATGGCTTTTGCCCCGGCAGCTATTGTTTTTCCGGGAATCCAGATTGAAGATCCGGGAGTGGTAACTAAATCCTACCCTACATTCTGGCCGGATCTGGAAAAGATCGGATTTAAAATAGAAGAAATAGATTAAGAATAAGTCTGAAAGTTTATAAAGTTTGAAAGTTGAAAAGTAAGAATGTTCATAAAGTCAGAAAGTGAGGGTTTGAAACCCGTTTTTCCAGCATATTATCTCATTTTTTAATTCATTTATCGTTCAAAGTTCATCATTTATTGATTTTCAATCATCCATTCTCAATTCTCCATTTTCCATTTTCAATTCTTCCCACAGTTTATTCCACAAATATCCAGATTGCCGTACCCATTCCTGAAACTGACCTTCTTCTTTGATGGGTGAGGCTTTTATTTCCATTAATTGGTCCAGATCAAAGGATGAAGCCAGTATTACTTTTCCCGTTTGCCAAGCATCGAATGCATTTAACTCTTGTTCCGCATGCGCAGGAACGATCAATACAGGCTTGTTCAGGTACAGGGCTTCCGACACCGATTCAAATCCTGCTGTTCCGAAAAAAGCGCGGCAAGTTTTCATCATCCCGATGAATGACTCATCATCCAGTTGATGAAAAAATAAATTAGGATGAGGGGAATAGATTTCGGGCATATCGGGTTTATCCCAGAATACGTGGATGCAAACGTCCGGATGTTTGCTGTGCCATTGGATCACCTCTTCCGAAAACCCGTGATTAAGAAGGTAGCCCAATAGGAAAGGCTGTGTCTCAACATCAGCGTTTAGTACCTCATTGCGTAATAATGGAGGGAAAACAATTAGCTGTTGGGAAGTGTGATCAGGCATTTGACTGAAAGACAGGGCAATGCATTTGCTAGCATTGATGGAACAAAGCCGGGTGTAACATCGGAGCATTCGTTGGGTGAATGACGGTTTTCTACGGAAAGCATAGTCCGGATGCTCAAATATGAACTGATGGGCCACACAGACCATGGGTACCTGCATTTTATAACGGTTGTATACCAATCCTCCCAGTAATTCATAAAAGTTAATGACGATATCCGGATTCACTTCATGGATACGTTCGGAAATAAAGCGGATACTGTTGAAATAAGCTTTCCTTTTTTTTCGTTTTAAGTGATGAATAAAACTCCTGAAGATCAAAAAATGCTTATTGTCTTTTGTTTTCAGGAAATTGGGACTATCATATGTCCGGATAAGATTTTCGAAATGTTTTGTAAAAAAATCGGGAATTTTTCGCATTTCGCTGTATCCGAGCAATACTTCAACGATTTGATGTCCTCCATGCCGTAATATATCCGATAAAGCAATGGACTGGGTCATATGTCCCCGTCCTTCACCCTGTACGATAAAGAGAAAACGCATTGATCAGGATTTATCCGACCCCAGGGTCATTTGAACTGCTTAAACGTCCATTCCTGTGATTTTTCCCATTGCTCCGGATAAGTCCAGTGTCCGGTTTCTTCGACCAGAAATAAGGTCCTGGGGGCCTGGATCATATTGTAGGCAGCATACATGGATGTCGGAGGGCATGTAACATCATTGTACCCGAAAGAATAAAAACCTGGAACTTTTAATTGCCGTGCGAAATTCACCACATCATAATATTTGGATGTTTCTACTTTATTGGGAGTGTTGTTGGCCTTGTTGGCATCGTTGAACATATGCGGCCATCCCCCGGCACGTCCGTTCAGGTATCCGGTCAGATCACATAAAGCGGGATAGAACGACACCAATCCTTTGATCCGGTTGTCAAGTGCCGCTGTAACAATGGCCAGTGCACCTCCCTGGCTTCCGCCGGATACGACAATATTATTGCCGTCGAACTCCGGTAAACTGAAAATGAAATCAACCGAACGGACACATCCCAGATACACCCGTTTATAGTAATATCGGTCCTTATCATCCAGATTGTAGCCCCAGTATCCATCCAGAGCACCTCTTCTCAAAGCGTCATATAGGGTAGCCTCCATATTGACTGGGATACCGTGTATGCCTATCTCGAAAGTGATGGCGCCTCTTTCCGCACTACCTACATCACCATAATAAGGACGTACTCCCGCCCCCGGGACCTTTAATATGGCCGGATATTTTCCCGGAGCTTTCGGGACACATAGAATACCATACAAACGGGAATACTTAAAATTTTGCAGGTTGACATGATATACGTTGACTTTTTCCGTACAACGTTCCGGGATCAGGGTCAGCCGTGCATCCATCGGTATCTTTGCCAGGTCGCTTTTTGCTTTATCCCAGAATCCGATGAAGTCCGAAGGAAGGGTAGTGGTAGGTTGAATACCTTCCGGATTAAAGGCGGCTGTGGCCAATCCTTCATAGTTTTTCCCCTCGTATTTTGCATATACCCTGCAACGCAGGAAACCGGGGTTTTTCATCGTCCCGCCGTCAATCGTGGTTTTTCCGTTTTTTAAGACCTGGGTTTCTTTTTTTTGAGGCGGCATCATATCGGGACCTACTTCATAGCTGATTTCTATATTCTGAAGAAGGACGTCGTTTTTGGTGACTGTTACCTCAAATTTTACCTTTTCCCCGGGTTGATATACCCAATCGGGATGTTCCGGTGCAATATTTACCTTGATGAATTTTTCTCCCGGTTGTGCAAAGAGAGAAGCGGAACAGAGCATGAACCACCCTGTCATGAAAATGATAAAATTTCTTCTTGTCAGCATCTTATTCAATTTTAAGCACTCAGTGCTATTTATTATTTATTAAGTGTCACTTATTAAGTGGATTACGTTCGGAAAAATACAATATTAATTGTTTTATATTATTTATAAGGTGAATCGTATGATTATTATTGACGGCTTACTGATGCAAAACTATAAAAATATTGCTATTGGACAAGGAATCCCGGGAAATAACCGTATCAACGGATGTATATGATCCTATGGTCGATCAGGATAAAGACAACGCCGATCAGTACCGAATAAAAGATATACCAGACCATCGGAACATAAGATCTGGGAGAAATGCCCAGTTTATAGTAATTGTACCACATGAGTACAAATTTTTCAAGTATATGTATTAACCCGGATCCCAGTGCGATCCCTACTATCCCGTAATATTGTACGAAAAAGAGGGAAGCGGCAACATTCAGGATGATTTCCAGAATAGAAGCCCACATGAGGATATTGGTTTTTTTTAGCCCGATGAGAATGGTCTGCGGAAACACAATGCGGCTGATGATCATTAGCTGGTATACCATAAAAACGTCTGCGCTTCGCACGAATTCTTCATTGAACAGGAACCTGAAAATAACATTGCTGAATATCATGATAAGAACAGACAGCGGATAAAGGATATGCATCAGCCGGAGGGACTTTTCTTTTATTTCCGCCAGTATCCTGGGTATATTCTTTTTTATGGAAAATTCGGGAATCAATGCATTATGTAACCCTGAAGTCATCATGACCACAAAAGGCAGTTCTTTACAACCGTATCGGAAAACGGCCACATTTTCGGCGTCAAATGCGAGCGACGCGATAACACTGTCGATATATTGTGTAGATCCGCTTAACAGCGCACTTAATATGATCGGATACCCGACATACAGGTTGTTAAGAATGAATGGTACGGATATTTTGAATTCGGCATACAGGCATAAAAGCCGTATCAGGTATAATAATTTCAGGAAATTTACCCCGATGAGGCCCCAGAAAGCAGCTTCGATACCGTATCCCAACATGACCGGGATACAAACGGCGAGAATCTGGAGTACTGTTGAAACGATCCCATACCAGAAAATATGTAAAGGTTTATCCTGTATCAAATAAATGTGTTCGATGAGCGGGGATACATTGCTCAGTATAAAATAAATAAATACCAGATGGGGAAACGGGATTTTTGCTCCGGCCGAAAATCCGAGATTGACATTTGAAATCAATAAGATAAGGAAAGCAAATCCTATACTGAAAATCGATAACAGGATGAATGCATTGAATATTTCGGGGGATTTGCCGTCTGTCCGCTTATGTTGGACGAAAGCCATGCTTCGTTGGGAAAGCGGCAGGAAAGACTGGAGAATGCCCGTAACCCAAAAAAAACTAAGCGCTCCGCAGGCGATAAATATAATTTCCCAATCCCCGATATCTTTTTTGGAAAGCGGTATTTTAGTAAAATAAATACTGATGATAAAAAAACACAGGAAGCGCAGAAACTGGAAAATCTGAAGTGCAGAGACCTTATTTATTTTAAAAGGGAATGCCACAATTATTTATTTCTCGTTTTGTTGGGTGATCACAAGAACAGGTGTGTATGTTATTTTATCGGAAATTTTCAAGCACAACAAACACAAAATCATATTTATTGAAATAATAATCCTACAAAGATAATGAAGAAATTTACTTCAATCATTGCAAAGATCAAAAATAATCATTTATCTTTGCAGCCGAAAATGGTGGATGTAGCTCAGTAGGTTAGAGTAGCGGATTGTGGTTCCGTTGGTCGTGGGTTCGAATCCCATCTTCCACCCAAAAGCACCGGAAAAAACGGTGCTTTTTTGTTGGATATGTTTGTTCGTGATTTTGCGAATTTTTACAACACTCAATCTGTTTGTTGTGAGGGCTTTGTAAAAGTTGCTTGTGGAGTTGCAAAGAAATGGGCCCGGAGAGAAATACCGGATTCATTTTTATATATTTTTTCTTTATTTAATTACGAACCATTATTTTTGTATCCGGCAGGAAAGATTTTTTAATGGGACTTAACCAGACGATACTGTGATAGAAAAAAAATATGTTGAAACTCCTTTGATGAAGCAATACTATAGCATTAAAGGAAAACATCCTGATGCAATACTGTTGTTCCGGGTAGGGGATTTTTATGAGACTTTCGGTGATGATGCCATCCAGGCAGCGGAAATATTGGGCATTACGCTTACACGCAGGGCCAACGGATCGGCTTCTTCTGTTGAGCTGGCAGGATTTCCTTATCATGCACTGGATACTTATCTTCCGCGGCTGGTCAGGGCCGGACAACGAGTGGCCATCTGCGAGCAGCTGGAGGATCCTAAAGCGACAAAAAAGATCGTGAAGCGCGGGATCACCGAGCTGGTAACCCCCGGGGTGGTGTTGAACGACCAGGTACTGGATAATAAGGAGAATAATTTCCTGGCCTGTGTCCATGTGGAAAAGAATATGGCCGGAGTGGCATTCCTGGATGTTTCTACAGGAGAATTTCTGGTAGCGGAAGGGCAACAGGAGTACATAGACAAATTACTGAACGGATTTAATCCGAAAGAGGTGCTGGTGGAACGCAACAAACAAAGTTGGTTCAAAGAGGTTTTCGGTACCCGTTTTTATATATCGGTTCTCGAAGACTGGGCTTTTGTGGCGGATACGGCCAGGGAAAAAATGCTGGCCCACTTCAAAACCATGAACCTGAAAGGGTTCGGTGTCGACGATCAGGTGGCCGGCATAACGGCTGCGGGAGCCATCCTGCAATACCTGGATATTACCAGGCATGAACAACTGGGACATATCAACAAAATATCCCGGATCGATGAAGACACCTATGTGTGGCTGGATAAATTTACCATCCGTAACCTGGAATTACTGTATTCTTCGAATGAAGGAGGACGTACGCTCTGTGAGGTCATCGACCGTACTTTATCGCCCATGGGTGCGCGGTTGCTGAAACGTTGGATATCCCTTCCCCTGAAAGATATCCGTCGGATCAATGAACGTTTGAATGTGACGGAATATTTTTACCAGCATCCGGATATTACCGGATCCATGGGTGAATATATCCGGCAGGTGGGCGATATGGAACGCATCATCGCTAAAGTAGCGGCGGGTCGGATCACACCCCGGGAAATGTTACAATTGAAGAATGCCCTGGGACTGGTGATACCGATCAAAGAGATATGTACTGATTCGAATAATGAATCGCTGATGAGGATCGCTGATCAGCTCAATCCCTGTGCATCGATCCGTGAACGTATTGAACGGGAATTGAATGAGGATCCTCCGACGGCAGTGAATAAAGGGAATGTCATAGCAAAGGGAGTATCGGCCGAGCTGGATGAACTGAGGTATATTCAGCACTCCGGGAAAAAATACCTGACAGAATTGCAACAGCGCGAAATAGAACGGACCGGTATTACATCTTTAAAAGTACATTTCAATAATGTATTCGGTTATTATATCGAAGTTCGTAATACCCATAAGGATAAGGTGCCTGCTGATTGGATACGTAAGCAAACACTGGTGAATGCCGAGCGTTACATCACGGAAGAACTGAAAGTATATGAGTCGAAGATACTGGGTGCCGAGGAAAAGATCATGGCCCTGGAAACAGAACTGTTTGCAGGGCTGGTGGGAGCAGTGGTGGAATATATCGCCGCCATTCAGCTCGATGCCTCATTGATCGCCCGTTTGGATTGTTTGCGTTCATATGCGCAGGTGGCTGTGGACCAGCAGTATGTAAAGCCGGTCATTACCGAAGATGACAGTATCGATATCAAACAGGGACGCCATCCGGTCATTGAAGCTTTTTTGCCGCCGGACAACCCGTTCATTGCCAATGATGTGTACCTCGATACTACCGAACAGCAGATGATCGTGATTACGGGTCCCAATATGTCGGGTAAATCGGCCTTGTTACGCCAGACGGCTTTGATCGTCCTGATGGCGCAGATCGGCGGCTATGTGCCGGCAAAAAGCGCCGAAATCGGTTATGTGGATAAAATTTTCACCCGGGTGGGTGCCTCCGATAATATTTCGCAGGGGGAATCCACATTCATGGTAGAGATGACGGAAGCCGCCAGCATCATGAACAACTTGTCCCCGCGCAGCCTGATCCTGCTGGATGAGATCGGGAGGGGAACCAGCACCTATGATGGTATTTCCATTGCCTGGGCTATGGCCGAGTACATCCATGAACATCCCACAGCCAAAGCGAAGACGTTATTTGCGACACATTACCACGAACTGAATGAGATGGAGAACAGCTTTCCACGCATTAAAAACTATAATGTGGCAGTGAAAGAACTGAGCGATAAAGTTATTTTCCTGCGTAAACTGACCAGGGGCGGAAGTGAACACAGCTTCGGTATCCATGTGGCCAGGATGGCCGGAATGCCTAAGAGTATCGTATCCCGCGCCGGTGAAATACTGAAGGAACTGGAATCGAATCATGAAACGGGAGGAGTAGCCAAGCCTATTGCCGATCTGGGACAGAAGCGGGAAGGATACCAGCTTTCCTTCTT from Bacteroidales bacterium harbors:
- a CDS encoding M23 family metallopeptidase, which encodes MPDKPKSKRKKIFRKLKHTYRLVFFNDSNFEEVWHVRFTLINILSIIGTIFILLVGGSIALVMFTPMREMVPGYPTQEMRNRLVSNVLMLDSLEYEIHLRDRYFNTINAIISGKEPELTESLSDNTNPDYNNISFTRSEEDSLLRKHVEEEEQFNFVLQTSPYSEEESISKIHFFKPIEGLITSKFDLKNNHLGIDLVASPNQVVKATLDGTVIMAAWTVETGYVIQVQHAFNILSVYKHNASLLKKSGDVVKAGDAIAIIGNSGDLTTGPHLHFEMWQSGKPVNPEDFIVF
- a CDS encoding DUF4465 domain-containing protein translates to MIYSRFSLLFLALIIAFSVSCKDEDEDTLRDVVIHFQDIVFPSGENYINKAEEETFILDIISFPNIYDEKYFSWSGFAFSQMDDMENKDWENQYSVYASNNPENNKFAIAYVSMPDETDPEIYVNKLSITFSQTVQQLSFDVANTTVAALLIKDGSDYSKKFEEGDWFKLSYQAYDSKGQGIPETAGEIFLAEGTSVLDKWVTIDIPGNSAISRLEFSLSSSDNSPFGMNTPAFFCLDNIKAKTSN
- a CDS encoding polyprenol monophosphomannose synthase encodes the protein MKNIIVIPTYNENENIERMIRKVFSLPRDFHILIVDDNSPDGTAGIVKRLQEEFPNLLFLLEREGKLGLGTAYIAGFKWALEYKYDYIFEMDADFSHNPDDLLLLHDACTSGKADLAIGSRYVTGVNVVNWPMSRVLMSYCASKYVRFITRMKIYDTTAGFKCYTREVLETIPLDQIRFKGYAFQIEMKFTAWKYGFRLMEVPIIFCDRKAGTSKMSGGIFNEAFWGVVVMKWKSFFKKYNRQTSSDKS
- a CDS encoding polysaccharide biosynthesis C-terminal domain-containing protein; its protein translation is MAFPFKINKVSALQIFQFLRFLCFFIISIYFTKIPLSKKDIGDWEIIFIACGALSFFWVTGILQSFLPLSQRSMAFVQHKRTDGKSPEIFNAFILLSIFSIGFAFLILLISNVNLGFSAGAKIPFPHLVFIYFILSNVSPLIEHIYLIQDKPLHIFWYGIVSTVLQILAVCIPVMLGYGIEAAFWGLIGVNFLKLLYLIRLLCLYAEFKISVPFILNNLYVGYPIILSALLSGSTQYIDSVIASLAFDAENVAVFRYGCKELPFVVMMTSGLHNALIPEFSIKKNIPRILAEIKEKSLRLMHILYPLSVLIMIFSNVIFRFLFNEEFVRSADVFMVYQLMIISRIVFPQTILIGLKKTNILMWASILEIILNVAASLFFVQYYGIVGIALGSGLIHILEKFVLMWYNYYKLGISPRSYVPMVWYIFYSVLIGVVFILIDHRIIYIR
- a CDS encoding T9SS type A sorting domain-containing protein, translated to MPITAVRRLFFLFITIFLFAPVICAQTPDKWQERRDAEKGKNPYINCIIEYKPAPGQFINIPGIGTSEAAESIVGGTSGMVSLGNFGGYIIVGFDHTIWNDPDNPYGVDFTVIGNAVSNSSEPGIVMVMKDENGNGLPDDTWYELKGSSYDSLSTIHHYSITYYNPLQPADVPWTDSERITGFVKTVPAHSQAYYPSIDNFPEYPGDEVTFSGTLVSLDINDSNPQFVRIKPLAYGYADNRPFTNMGPPYLPDNPKTFDLLEGSGGNAFDIDWAVDEHGNPVELEGIDFIKIYTAVNINAGWLGEISTEVCGIIDVSPDDITSASSSKYMPVIQIYPNPANEYIHIQSPDNKLITHIEIWDVSGKTMYHHLPAKDDLSISVSDYPDGIYIIRIMIEGKQVTRKFVVHKN
- a CDS encoding 3-phosphoshikimate 1-carboxyvinyltransferase produces the protein MKYKLKIQEKTLKGSVRLPSSKSISNRLLIIQALNPGKMDIVGLSDSDDTRVLRDGLMSTYETVDVGHAGTSMRFLTAYFAATGQAKILTGSDRMKERPIDELVDALNQLGADIRYLEKKGFPPIQTSGKPLSGNTVKISGSISSQFISALLLIAPVLPNGLTINITGDPVSSSYVKMTLNLMQQAGVEAQWKEQSISVAPQPYHLSYIECERDWSAASYWYEIASLANDFELFLEGVANTSIQGDAVVSQIFDALGVKTTYTEGGALLTKGPCTQTRFIFDFINAPDIAQTMAVCSCLKTIPFRFSGVKTLRIKETDRIMALQDELSKLGFFLEETKPGIIEWDGKYMIPQNDITISTYHDHRMAMAFAPAAIVFPGIQIEDPGVVTKSYPTFWPDLEKIGFKIEEID
- a CDS encoding glycosyltransferase, translating into MRFLFIVQGEGRGHMTQSIALSDILRHGGHQIVEVLLGYSEMRKIPDFFTKHFENLIRTYDSPNFLKTKDNKHFLIFRSFIHHLKRKKRKAYFNSIRFISERIHEVNPDIVINFYELLGGLVYNRYKMQVPMVCVAHQFIFEHPDYAFRRKPSFTQRMLRCYTRLCSINASKCIALSFSQMPDHTSQQLIVFPPLLRNEVLNADVETQPFLLGYLLNHGFSEEVIQWHSKHPDVCIHVFWDKPDMPEIYSPHPNLFFHQLDDESFIGMMKTCRAFFGTAGFESVSEALYLNKPVLIVPAHAEQELNAFDAWQTGKVILASSFDLDQLMEIKASPIKEEGQFQEWVRQSGYLWNKLWEELKMENGELRMDD
- a CDS encoding acetylxylan esterase — encoded protein: MTGWFMLCSASLFAQPGEKFIKVNIAPEHPDWVYQPGEKVKFEVTVTKNDVLLQNIEISYEVGPDMMPPQKKETQVLKNGKTTIDGGTMKNPGFLRCRVYAKYEGKNYEGLATAAFNPEGIQPTTTLPSDFIGFWDKAKSDLAKIPMDARLTLIPERCTEKVNVYHVNLQNFKYSRLYGILCVPKAPGKYPAILKVPGAGVRPYYGDVGSAERGAITFEIGIHGIPVNMEATLYDALRRGALDGYWGYNLDDKDRYYYKRVYLGCVRSVDFIFSLPEFDGNNIVVSGGSQGGALAIVTAALDNRIKGLVSFYPALCDLTGYLNGRAGGWPHMFNDANKANNTPNKVETSKYYDVVNFARQLKVPGFYSFGYNDVTCPPTSMYAAYNMIQAPRTLFLVEETGHWTYPEQWEKSQEWTFKQFK